One segment of Carya illinoinensis cultivar Pawnee chromosome 1, C.illinoinensisPawnee_v1, whole genome shotgun sequence DNA contains the following:
- the LOC122313991 gene encoding uncharacterized protein LOC122313991 isoform X1, with product MYPFERYLGKFKRYVKNKAYPEGSIAEAYIHVECLNFCSMYLHDVETRFNPPERNVDEGEEGVREGLSVFSQKVRPMGFASRHQLDDDAFIKARWYVLNNCTEIGEYLNEHYMQVSEEYPNNADSMHAAKFPDWFKSQIQARRADNPEEVLDDLYALACGPDPWGASYSGCITNGIRFHTKKGEEHRRTQNSGVMVISEQPGSEKLEFFGRLTDILEFRYMGWRHVCLFKCEWFDISDSKRGIRMEPHLTSVNMSQTAYKDDPFVLASQASQVFYLKNRSIRGEWYVVQKVIHRNVYDLPRSSLIEDNESDFSDVDAYQEDNSGDAYVSVYADDIPLQTDMHRPNVEPEQVDVDTLVMQRSNWDHFEQGFINDDTSEDNSDHSAELEGSIEKDSISTEDEMNQRIVCWSYYQVDCSVAISCCIDV from the exons atgtatccttttgagagatatctcggaaaattcaagagatatgttaagaataaggcCTACCCGGAAGGTTCAATAGCTGAGGCCTATATCCATGTTGAATGCTTGAATTTTTGTTCCATGTACCTCCATGATGTTGAAACTAGATTCAATCCTCCTGAACGTAACGTCGACGAAGGAGAAGAGGGTGTACGAGAGGGACTATCTGTTTTTTCACAGAAGGTGCGACCCATGGGTTTTGCATCACGTCACCAATTAGACGATGATGCTTTTATAAAAGCCAGATGGTATGTTCTTAATAACTGCACAGAGATTGGAGAATACCTAAA TGAGCACTACATGCAAGTGAGTGAAGAGTATCCCAATAATGCCGATAGTATGCATGCTGCAAAATTTCCAGACTGGTTCAAGTCACAA ATTCAAGCTAGGCGTGCTGATAATCCCGAAGAAGTTTTGGATGATCTATATGCCTTAGCATGTGGTCCTGACCCTTGGGGTGCGTCCTATTCTGGTTGCATAACCAACGGTATAAGATTTCACACAAAAAAAGGGGAAGAACATCGTCGCACCCAAAACTCCGGTGTCATGGTCATTAGTGAACAACCAGGATCTGAAAAACTTGAGTTCTTTGGTAGACTAACAGACATTTTGGAATTtcgctacatgggttggcgtcaTGTTTGCTTATTCAAATGTGAATGGTTTGACATCTCTGATTCCAAACGAGGAATACGTATGGAACCACATCTTACTAGTGTGAATATGTCGCAGACAGCTTATAAGGACGATCCATTTGTTTTGGCGTCCCAAGCATCACAGGTATTTTACCTAAAAAATCGCAGCATCCGTGGGGAATGGTATGTAGTCCAAAAGGTCATACATAGAAATGTCTATGACCTTCCACGATCATCCCTTATTGAAGATAATGAATCTGATTTTAGTGACGTTGATGCATACCAAGAGGATAATTCTGGTGATGCTTACGTGAGTGTCTATGCTGATGACATCCCACTGCAAACAGACATGCACAGGCCGAATGTTGAACCGGAGCAGGTTGATGTTGACACATTGGTAATGCAAAGGTCTAATTGGGACCACTTTGAGCAAGGTTTTATCAATGACGATACCAGCGAAGACAATTCAGATCACAGCGCCGAACTAGAGGGTAGCATAGAAAAAGATAGTATCTCAACGGAGGATGAGATGAACCAGCGAATTGTGTGCTG GAGTTATTACCAGGTTGATTGCAGCGTGGCAATATCTTGTTGTATTGATGTTTGA